One window of Sphingobium sp. HWE2-09 genomic DNA carries:
- a CDS encoding VOC family protein, whose protein sequence is MQAFSFTKIQVKDIGIAETFYSDGLGLEVVGRVNFGEGEQMMVEVIMALPGARPPSPNLILISYPHAACPMPGEATTGFMVENLEASLDKATAAGATVDVPITEIAEHRLRLAYIFDPQGHRIELLQTFKG, encoded by the coding sequence ATGCAGGCTTTCTCCTTCACGAAAATCCAGGTCAAGGATATCGGTATCGCCGAGACATTCTACAGCGACGGCCTGGGGCTGGAAGTCGTAGGCCGGGTGAATTTCGGCGAAGGCGAGCAAATGATGGTGGAGGTGATTATGGCGCTGCCAGGCGCGCGTCCCCCTTCCCCAAACCTCATTCTCATCAGCTATCCCCATGCGGCCTGCCCAATGCCGGGCGAAGCGACGACTGGTTTCATGGTCGAGAATTTGGAAGCGTCTCTAGACAAGGCGACAGCGGCGGGCGCGACCGTTGATGTTCCCATCACGGAGATCGCCGAACATCGGTTACGTCTGGCCTATATCTTCGATCCGCAGGGGCATAGGATCGAATTGCTCCAAACGTTCAAAGGCTGA
- a CDS encoding nuclear transport factor 2 family protein: protein MTDILAARLAVLEDREAIRGLIARYGPLADAGDCAGAAALWTEDGIYDVGGFGIYRGRPAIQALLEGESHQALIHGGAAHLLSPPVITLDGDRATAQSYSVVFRKVGESWQAHRVSSNGWDLIRTKEGWRVARRVNRLLDGSADARALIAGQAFPTN, encoded by the coding sequence TTGACCGACATACTGGCCGCGCGCCTGGCCGTGCTGGAGGACCGCGAAGCCATTCGCGGTCTGATCGCCCGTTATGGGCCGCTGGCCGATGCGGGGGACTGTGCTGGCGCGGCGGCGCTATGGACGGAGGACGGCATCTATGATGTCGGCGGCTTCGGCATCTATCGCGGCCGCCCCGCCATTCAGGCGCTATTGGAAGGGGAAAGCCATCAGGCGCTGATCCACGGCGGCGCGGCGCATCTGCTCAGCCCGCCGGTGATCACGCTGGATGGGGATCGGGCCACGGCGCAAAGCTATTCGGTCGTGTTCCGAAAGGTCGGGGAAAGCTGGCAAGCCCATCGCGTATCGAGCAATGGTTGGGATCTGATCCGCACGAAGGAGGGCTGGCGTGTCGCGCGGCGCGTCAATCGGCTGCTCGATGGATCGGCCGATGCGCGCGCCCTGATCGCAGGACAGGCTTTTCCGACCAACTGA
- a CDS encoding CaiB/BaiF CoA transferase family protein encodes MTIRKAALDGIRIIDMTRVLAGPVGAQILGDLGADVIKVERPGAGDDGRVYGLAEVKGKDGMDLRQAGFFAAANRNKRSITLNHSKPEGQDILRKLVAGADVLIENYKVGDLKRFGLDYDSLKAINPGLIYCSVTGFGQTGPMAARPGYDGLFQATGGMMAVTGIPDGQPGAGPLKAGPSLVDFVTGHNVAISVLAALQHRNQTGEGQHIDIALLDSSVAMVSHIMQDYLLSGVTSPRLGNGGNGGGPADLIHTSDGMLYLTAGGDEHWRRLTVLMGQPELYRDPRFDENYKRGKLNRLELIDIVNAWSRGFTSEELQAKFDAVSIPAARYNELPEVWEDPQVQHRGLRVTTPHPWSATGSVDLIASPMANMSQSPATIRRAPPLLGEHTAEILAELGYDDARIAQLQEMKIL; translated from the coding sequence ATGACCATAAGGAAGGCAGCCCTCGACGGCATTCGTATCATAGATATGACCCGCGTGCTCGCTGGCCCCGTCGGCGCACAGATATTGGGCGATCTGGGCGCTGACGTAATCAAGGTGGAGCGTCCGGGCGCAGGAGACGACGGCCGGGTCTATGGCCTTGCCGAGGTGAAGGGCAAGGATGGCATGGACCTGCGCCAAGCGGGCTTTTTCGCGGCGGCCAACCGCAACAAGCGATCGATCACCCTCAACCACAGCAAGCCGGAAGGGCAGGACATCCTGCGCAAGCTGGTCGCGGGCGCCGACGTGCTGATCGAAAATTACAAGGTCGGCGACCTGAAGCGCTTCGGGCTGGATTATGACAGCCTCAAGGCGATCAATCCCGGCCTGATCTATTGTTCAGTAACAGGCTTTGGCCAGACCGGCCCGATGGCGGCGCGTCCTGGCTATGACGGTCTGTTCCAGGCAACCGGCGGCATGATGGCGGTCACCGGCATTCCGGACGGTCAGCCCGGAGCAGGGCCGTTGAAGGCAGGGCCGAGCCTGGTCGATTTCGTCACCGGCCATAATGTCGCCATCTCCGTCCTCGCCGCGCTCCAGCATCGCAACCAAACGGGTGAAGGACAGCATATCGATATCGCCCTGCTGGACAGTTCGGTGGCGATGGTCAGCCATATCATGCAGGATTATCTGCTGAGCGGCGTCACGTCGCCGCGCCTGGGCAATGGCGGCAATGGCGGCGGTCCGGCGGATCTCATTCATACCAGCGATGGCATGCTGTACCTCACCGCCGGTGGCGACGAACATTGGCGGCGGCTCACGGTGCTGATGGGTCAGCCCGAATTGTATCGCGACCCGCGCTTCGACGAGAATTACAAGCGGGGCAAACTGAACCGGCTGGAGTTGATTGACATCGTCAACGCATGGAGCCGGGGTTTCACATCCGAGGAGCTTCAGGCGAAATTCGATGCGGTGAGCATTCCCGCCGCCCGCTACAATGAGCTGCCGGAGGTCTGGGAAGATCCGCAGGTCCAGCATCGGGGTCTGCGCGTGACGACGCCGCACCCATGGTCGGCGACCGGTTCGGTCGATCTGATCGCCAGTCCGATGGCCAATATGTCGCAATCGCCCGCAACCATCCGCCGCGCGCCGCCGCTGCTGGGCGAACACACCGCCGAAATATTGGCCGAACTGGGTTATGACGATGCGCGCATCGCCCAGTTGCAGGAGATGAAGATCCTCTGA
- a CDS encoding DUF1214 domain-containing protein encodes MDAEQKADGVRLSAEWRKFCDQLAQAGEILDRPSAPGTPIDQAEGLRYLSRLTRTALNMLVDSSDPDFPRIFLLTDDAIKIGADNPDNLYQQIVVRGDRDYRITGTRNSVPYFSIGSKANRYAIDGTMASTGEIELADMAFAPDGSFEILVSKVEKPGNWLPMADDTTLLIIRQTFNDKRTEVAADVRIERISDGPSVPAILEPDTIAAQLNGSAAWVRGTANTFADWSQWFMEQPNRIYDGKPQSFYQRAGGDPKIWYGHIYYNLAPDEALVITAKPPPCRFWNFQIDNWWMESMDHVNRKVWVNGAQATYEQDGSVVVVCADRDPGYGNWIDLSGHRSGTGLWRWIEASEHPVPHCKVVKL; translated from the coding sequence ATGGACGCGGAGCAAAAAGCCGATGGCGTGCGCCTGTCGGCAGAATGGCGAAAATTCTGCGATCAACTGGCGCAGGCGGGCGAGATTCTCGACCGGCCGAGTGCTCCGGGAACGCCGATCGACCAGGCCGAAGGGCTGCGTTACCTGTCGCGGCTGACCCGTACGGCGCTCAACATGCTGGTCGATTCGAGCGATCCCGATTTTCCGCGCATCTTTCTGTTGACCGACGACGCGATCAAGATCGGCGCGGACAATCCCGACAATCTCTACCAGCAGATCGTCGTCCGGGGCGACCGCGATTATCGCATCACCGGCACGCGCAACAGCGTTCCCTATTTTTCCATCGGGTCGAAAGCGAACCGTTACGCCATAGACGGCACCATGGCCTCGACCGGAGAGATCGAACTGGCCGACATGGCCTTCGCCCCCGACGGCAGCTTCGAAATCCTGGTCAGCAAGGTGGAAAAGCCGGGCAACTGGCTGCCCATGGCGGATGATACGACGCTGCTCATCATCCGCCAGACGTTCAACGACAAGCGGACCGAAGTTGCGGCGGACGTCCGGATCGAGCGGATTAGCGACGGACCTTCGGTGCCCGCGATCCTGGAACCGGACACCATCGCGGCGCAACTCAACGGGTCTGCGGCATGGGTTCGCGGCACCGCCAACACCTTTGCCGACTGGTCGCAATGGTTCATGGAACAGCCCAACCGCATCTATGACGGCAAGCCGCAGTCCTTCTATCAGCGCGCGGGCGGCGACCCCAAAATCTGGTACGGCCATATCTATTATAATCTCGCCCCGGATGAGGCTTTGGTCATCACCGCCAAGCCACCGCCATGCCGGTTCTGGAATTTCCAGATCGACAATTGGTGGATGGAATCGATGGACCATGTGAACCGCAAAGTGTGGGTCAATGGTGCGCAGGCCACCTATGAGCAGGATGGCAGCGTCGTGGTCGTCTGTGCCGATCGCGATCCGGGCTATGGCAACTGGATCGACCTGTCGGGCCATCGCAGCGGCACGGGCCTGTGGCGCTGGATCGAAGCGAGCGAGCATCCGGTTCCGCACTGCAAGGTCGTGAAACTTTGA
- a CDS encoding oxidoreductase, with protein sequence MSAVPAARTSSGSLTLSSPGQIGALTVPNRIFVTAMGVSLAEEDGMVGQRLIDYHVAQARGGAGMIVTGVMGVAWPVGAVQPRQSAISDDQFLPGLKRLVDAVHAAGGLIATQLHHGGLVAAHSAQDGHPIWGPSMPPPFAGDFPDYFLPEEMAAFAGGVVPEVKILTKDDIAIAVRQFAAAAVRAKSAGFDGIEVHGGHGYLLSSFLSPATNKRGDEYGGDLKGRARLLLEVVRAVRDAVGLDFPMWVKIDSREMGKPNGITIDHARELAPMVEAAGADGITVTAYHDVGQGKLHSASNIPHEPGIHLEFAAAIRKVVDIPVIASGRVELDRGQKALADGQFDFLAMGRKILADPDLPIKLAEGRTDAIRPCIYCYTCVSTAYLREQVRCAVRSETGYEDLDWAPAVVPGHVVIVGGGPGGMEAARRLSQAGAKVTLIEKSDRLGGTLRFAALAYEPNERLLNWLKREIDTSRVDVRLKTEATPELIASLKPDKVIVATGAVRDMPPIPGNDQDFVLSGDDLRGMMLGEDSASIRRKTSWTTRIATKVGAATGATAHLELVRKATRSWMPLGKRVVIIGGELVGCELAEFLMERGREVTIVGEATKFGGGLLVVRRMRLLSELRDHGVAMFPGISDIRIDKQVVRFTDASGQSQGIPADHVVVAMGAHGDSTLADLLRTGGHDVTEIGDGTGVTYIEGAIRGAAEAVAAMGR encoded by the coding sequence ATGTCCGCAGTCCCCGCCGCCCGGACCTCCTCGGGATCGCTTACTTTGTCCAGTCCCGGCCAGATCGGCGCGCTGACCGTCCCCAACCGAATCTTCGTAACGGCGATGGGCGTCAGCCTGGCCGAAGAGGATGGCATGGTAGGCCAACGCCTGATCGACTATCATGTGGCGCAGGCCAGGGGCGGCGCGGGCATGATCGTGACCGGCGTGATGGGCGTGGCCTGGCCCGTCGGAGCCGTGCAACCCCGACAAAGTGCGATTTCCGATGATCAATTCCTGCCCGGTCTTAAGCGACTGGTCGATGCCGTTCATGCCGCTGGAGGCCTGATCGCGACGCAGCTTCATCATGGCGGGCTGGTCGCGGCCCATTCGGCGCAGGATGGTCATCCGATCTGGGGACCGTCTATGCCCCCACCCTTCGCCGGGGATTTTCCGGATTATTTCCTGCCCGAAGAAATGGCGGCCTTCGCAGGCGGCGTCGTGCCGGAGGTCAAGATATTGACCAAGGACGACATCGCGATCGCGGTGCGACAATTCGCTGCTGCCGCCGTCCGCGCGAAAAGCGCGGGGTTCGACGGGATCGAGGTGCATGGCGGTCATGGCTACCTCCTGTCCTCCTTCCTGTCGCCCGCGACCAACAAGCGCGGCGACGAATATGGCGGCGACCTGAAGGGACGCGCGCGGCTGTTGCTGGAGGTGGTGCGCGCGGTGCGCGACGCCGTCGGCCTGGACTTCCCAATGTGGGTCAAGATCGACTCGCGCGAAATGGGCAAGCCGAATGGCATCACCATCGACCATGCGCGGGAACTTGCCCCGATGGTCGAGGCTGCCGGTGCCGATGGCATCACCGTCACCGCCTATCATGATGTCGGGCAGGGCAAGCTGCATTCCGCGTCCAACATCCCGCACGAACCGGGCATTCATCTGGAATTCGCCGCGGCCATCCGCAAGGTGGTGGACATACCGGTAATCGCATCGGGTCGAGTGGAACTGGACCGAGGTCAAAAGGCGCTGGCCGATGGGCAGTTCGACTTTCTGGCGATGGGCCGCAAGATCCTGGCCGACCCGGACCTGCCGATTAAACTGGCGGAGGGGCGGACGGACGCTATTCGGCCCTGCATCTATTGCTATACCTGCGTGTCGACGGCCTATCTGCGCGAACAGGTGCGCTGCGCGGTGCGATCGGAAACGGGTTATGAGGATCTGGACTGGGCGCCTGCTGTCGTGCCCGGCCATGTCGTGATCGTCGGCGGTGGCCCTGGCGGAATGGAGGCCGCACGCAGGCTGAGCCAGGCGGGTGCGAAGGTCACGCTGATCGAGAAATCGGATCGGCTGGGCGGGACGCTGCGCTTTGCGGCGCTGGCCTATGAACCCAATGAGCGGCTGTTGAACTGGCTGAAGCGCGAAATCGACACATCGCGGGTGGACGTGCGGTTGAAGACGGAGGCGACGCCTGAACTGATCGCCAGTTTGAAGCCGGACAAGGTGATCGTCGCCACGGGGGCGGTGCGCGACATGCCGCCTATTCCCGGCAATGATCAGGATTTCGTGCTGTCGGGCGATGATCTGCGCGGTATGATGCTGGGCGAGGACAGCGCTTCGATCCGCCGCAAGACGAGTTGGACGACGCGCATTGCGACCAAGGTCGGCGCAGCCACCGGCGCGACCGCCCATCTGGAACTGGTGCGCAAGGCAACGCGTAGCTGGATGCCGCTGGGCAAGCGGGTCGTCATCATCGGTGGCGAACTGGTCGGCTGCGAACTGGCGGAGTTCCTGATGGAGCGTGGCCGGGAGGTTACAATCGTCGGGGAGGCGACCAAGTTTGGCGGCGGGCTGCTGGTGGTGCGGCGCATGCGGCTGCTGTCCGAACTGCGCGACCATGGCGTTGCCATGTTCCCCGGCATCAGCGACATCCGCATCGACAAGCAGGTCGTGCGCTTCACAGACGCGTCGGGGCAATCGCAGGGCATCCCCGCCGATCATGTCGTCGTGGCCATGGGCGCGCACGGGGATTCGACGCTGGCGGATCTGTTGCGGACCGGCGGACATGACGTGACCGAGATCGGCGACGGCACCGGCGTCACCTATATCGAAGGCGCCATTCGCGGGGCCGCGGAAGCGGTCGCCGCCATGGGTCGCTGA
- a CDS encoding alcohol dehydrogenase catalytic domain-containing protein, with translation MKAALWDGAALIVSDRLTLRPPGAGEVRVRVLRSGICHSDIAMMTPHLPTLPIVLGHEAAGEVAQVGLGVDGWAVGDRVTVGTQTPCGECRECRRGQPHNCDINWGFMPHFPFTLDGQPVASFANVSSFAGEIIVKASQLFAIEDMPPEQGALIGCAVSTGVCAARVLGRVRAGDNVVVFGVGGIGVNAIQGSARSGANVVAVDSNPAKEAVARQFGATGFLHADREQDSRAAAAQLAQAHGPIDIAVECSGAVGAIDTALSCIKRGGRVVLIGMSRPGSQASLPLDSFVTGGEVIATMNGGALPHRDYPDLIAQARDGRLNLADQVSGIWPIDRIGEAIAALKAGEVTRALVDHER, from the coding sequence ATGAAGGCCGCACTATGGGATGGCGCGGCGCTGATCGTCAGCGACCGGCTGACGCTGCGACCACCCGGCGCTGGCGAAGTCCGCGTCCGGGTGCTGCGATCGGGCATCTGCCATAGCGATATCGCCATGATGACGCCGCACCTGCCCACATTGCCGATCGTGCTGGGGCATGAGGCCGCGGGCGAAGTCGCGCAGGTGGGGCTGGGCGTCGACGGCTGGGCCGTGGGCGATCGCGTCACCGTCGGTACGCAGACGCCGTGCGGAGAATGTCGCGAATGTCGCCGCGGGCAGCCGCATAATTGCGACATCAATTGGGGTTTCATGCCCCATTTCCCTTTTACGCTGGATGGCCAGCCAGTCGCCTCCTTCGCCAATGTGTCATCTTTTGCAGGTGAGATCATCGTGAAGGCATCGCAGTTGTTCGCGATCGAAGACATGCCGCCGGAGCAGGGGGCGCTCATCGGCTGCGCCGTATCGACCGGCGTCTGTGCCGCCCGCGTGCTTGGACGCGTGCGCGCGGGGGACAATGTGGTGGTGTTCGGGGTCGGCGGGATCGGCGTCAACGCCATCCAGGGTTCAGCCCGAAGCGGCGCTAACGTCGTTGCGGTGGACAGCAACCCGGCCAAGGAGGCCGTCGCGCGGCAGTTCGGCGCGACCGGCTTCCTGCACGCCGATCGGGAACAGGATAGTAGAGCTGCGGCGGCCCAGTTGGCGCAGGCGCATGGGCCGATCGACATAGCGGTCGAATGCAGCGGTGCGGTCGGCGCGATCGACACGGCGCTGAGCTGCATCAAGCGGGGCGGCCGCGTTGTGCTGATCGGCATGTCCCGACCAGGATCGCAGGCATCGCTCCCGCTCGACAGCTTCGTCACGGGGGGTGAGGTGATCGCCACCATGAATGGCGGTGCGCTGCCGCATCGCGACTATCCCGATCTCATCGCCCAGGCGCGCGACGGACGGTTGAACCTGGCCGATCAGGTCAGCGGCATCTGGCCGATCGACCGGATCGGGGAGGCGATCGCCGCACTCAAGGCAGGCGAGGTCACCCGCGCGCTGGTCGATCACGAACGGTAG
- a CDS encoding alpha/beta hydrolase — MPLDPQLEAMFAGQPEWPPVRSMPVAMLRDAVRSSSTQLPPPSVTLASISDRTIPGPAGEIAVRIYTPEGSGPFPVIAYFHGGGFVVGDLDTQDMIARGLSAGADSIVVSVDYRLAPEHKFPAAFDDSWAATQWAAAHAAELGGDPGLIGVAGDSAGGVIASACALLAKEAGAPKLSAVINWYGPGIHPIPEEGSAIDYADGPVLRMDDAHFFWELFIKSESDYEDVRASPMKAASHEGLPPTFIASAECDPIRDAVEAYGPVLEKAGVTVEVKRYPGMVHGFVSWLGFLPGAQAAMADACAFAKTQFATARQDA; from the coding sequence ATGCCCCTCGACCCTCAACTGGAAGCCATGTTCGCTGGACAACCCGAATGGCCGCCGGTGCGGTCCATGCCCGTCGCCATGCTGCGCGATGCCGTGCGCTCCAGTTCCACCCAGCTTCCGCCACCCTCTGTCACGCTGGCGTCGATCAGCGATCGCACCATTCCCGGCCCGGCGGGCGAGATTGCGGTGCGGATCTACACGCCCGAAGGGTCTGGCCCCTTCCCCGTCATCGCCTATTTCCATGGCGGCGGCTTCGTCGTCGGTGATCTCGATACGCAGGACATGATCGCGCGTGGCTTGTCGGCGGGTGCGGACAGCATCGTGGTGTCGGTCGATTATCGGCTGGCGCCCGAACATAAATTCCCTGCAGCGTTCGACGATAGCTGGGCCGCGACCCAGTGGGCGGCCGCCCATGCTGCGGAATTGGGCGGCGACCCTGGGTTGATCGGCGTAGCGGGAGACAGCGCCGGCGGCGTCATTGCCAGTGCCTGCGCGCTGCTGGCAAAGGAGGCCGGCGCCCCCAAATTATCCGCCGTGATCAACTGGTATGGCCCCGGCATCCATCCGATCCCGGAGGAAGGGTCAGCGATCGACTATGCCGATGGGCCGGTGCTGCGTATGGATGACGCGCATTTCTTCTGGGAATTGTTCATCAAAAGCGAGAGCGACTATGAGGATGTCCGCGCCAGCCCGATGAAGGCCGCCAGTCATGAAGGCCTGCCCCCGACATTCATCGCCAGCGCCGAGTGCGATCCCATTCGCGACGCAGTGGAAGCCTATGGTCCTGTGCTCGAGAAGGCCGGTGTTACGGTCGAGGTGAAACGCTATCCGGGCATGGTCCATGGCTTCGTGTCCTGGCTGGGCTTCCTGCCCGGTGCGCAGGCGGCGATGGCCGATGCCTGTGCCTTTGCCAAGACGCAATTCGCCACCGCGCGTCAGGACGCCTGA
- a CDS encoding nuclear transport factor 2 family protein, with translation MLPPWLDRVALHDLVMRYCRGCDRRDFALVRSLYHDDAIDDHGAMFTGGPDAFVAWLPEATAHWDLTRHSISNSLFAIDGDRAEGEHYVEAWHRTRGPDAQQFIVLGRYLDRYERREGVWKFSYRSLVYDHGSIVPVDEESMTRMSNDAPNGRIGRDDPSFAFPLLAELGA, from the coding sequence ATGTTGCCACCTTGGCTTGACCGGGTCGCTCTGCACGATCTGGTGATGCGCTATTGCCGCGGATGCGACCGGCGCGATTTCGCGCTCGTCCGCTCGCTCTATCATGACGATGCGATCGATGATCATGGCGCCATGTTTACAGGGGGACCGGACGCCTTCGTCGCCTGGTTGCCCGAAGCGACCGCGCATTGGGATTTGACGCGCCACAGTATCAGCAACAGCCTGTTCGCCATCGACGGCGACCGGGCGGAAGGCGAACATTATGTCGAGGCGTGGCACCGCACGCGCGGGCCGGATGCACAACAGTTCATCGTGCTTGGCCGCTATCTCGACCGCTATGAACGGCGTGAAGGCGTCTGGAAATTCAGCTATCGCAGCCTGGTCTACGATCATGGATCGATCGTCCCGGTGGACGAAGAGAGCATGACACGCATGAGCAATGACGCGCCCAATGGCCGGATAGGGCGCGATGACCCATCCTTTGCCTTTCCCCTTCTGGCGGAACTGGGCGCATGA